The following proteins are encoded in a genomic region of Chitinophagales bacterium:
- a CDS encoding T9SS type A sorting domain-containing protein → MKNSKLTYSNYYGMIRVLSILFVSLIQITGANASHLMGGDLTYREIDTSIGRYRFTLTLYRDCSGIQFGGETLKVRTATVNTSIPLSTIAAVSEVTPICLPPDVASKPVTNCPSGPVGSYRGVERWVYTADYTLGKNVGWAYVGYGACCRNTLISTILSPSSSGLWIQAVINTNYRNNSPVFVAPPIPQWCKLMVNNYNHGAVDSFDPKFITLANGVSTMRDSMSYRLYAPFTGEAANANSAVNLGNPSVTFVGSLNQNNFVFTTSGVNFDPQTGSVSCIPSMEQDAIMAMAVQEWRAIPNGNGYTRVLVGYVCREVQFAIRNTCPPISILGAIPDSTRNAVFTSSSTLTTEVGRKNINISVKFIGAANNSLFSRVHLMPSNALFQKVQYSQVKTSGGGVDTIVGSIKIDSVLRAGEDQFVLELYHCAANGTKQSQFYNVKIQSRNGSCASVGDTPIFSNLNIRRVTISGGLDNLNNETPCNSHLGTQGTGTGIAGRYSNFITSTVPKTKLIKSSTFNLEIKDTACMTGIHYYTKVAFIDWNKNNDFTDAGERYNISASPFNTPTENINITIPSNTPLGLTKMRIVTRMDTPSSNLIPCGPSLNSSMNQGETEDYEIEIIENFGDCKIYKQVNYTKIGKKFHFVSSGPANVIAPYTVRYNWTFSNGSTSTVKNPILDSLPHGKLHWAKLVVCVDSGTKTICCDSSRIDSIDNCLMNSFITRNLDTLKANPIGGIPPYSYLWSNGGAGKTIITNATGTYFSFVTDSIGCIAQSSFNVQGISTLCTNYKNFNWLNIGGNQYNFFNVPNIPSGLNPTYSWNFGNGQTSTQAQPTVTLNASSTYQVKLVYCLRDTSMNIICCDSIVKMVVTPNPNSGIPCNITPNFSWTSLNDGTINFQDSTHPNIGQMYTYHWTFGDGTTSTQKNPTKVYSTNGNKLVCLRIRRWLNGNNLHCEDTVCKTINVTNVVPCNRLTPKFSFQSLGMGQYSFQNQTNMSNFTLVSASYQIFPTGTTYSTPNATHTFTTIGTYNVVFTITAFDVLSGMNCTRSTSMTLFVNPSLCGCFKAFNNTTVFNRVANFTNTSVCVDTNTKYLYKFGNGDTSSNPNPTYTYPLPGLYRTVMYISRTKNGNTCIDSFVRILQVTSNHPCKDSGYAVYFNYNCPPFINPVCGCDSITYSNYCEAGKKGVKLYTNGPCKNDTSFVKICGYVINDINRNCSHDTTDIGINNIAIRINTTPPSYAYTNSSGYYQIYLRKGTYTLTQQLGFTNPAIAQLCPSSNASITVNATTGGMTYCNNNFYDTTNTCPDLSVSIGRFTNITPGFWSRKIISYRNRGATTIPGVVLKYRFLSSLTVRSFTTPTYSVSGNILTWNLGSLPPYSNGSKIAEFDVPVSLPLGTTVIDSVWIEPVSGDCNTANNHAIFHDTCVGSWDPNDKAATPANNIDTGVKVIDYHIRFQNTGTAPAHNVRIEDKIDNNFEKASLKVLDYSHKMNHYFDDNGKLYFEFPNIMLPDSGTDYEASQGFVTYTIHLKKGLAVGTKLMNTAEIYFDFNEPVITNTTVNTITLKSSGSLNLYEKGMKVILYPNPTKNVAHLKIDLDRQSSISYSLFDIHGRTVLNEKRIERHQGQYSDELNLEYLPSGVYILNLKVNDRETSIKLFKE, encoded by the coding sequence ATGAAGAATTCAAAATTAACTTACTCAAATTACTATGGAATGATACGAGTCTTATCCATTCTATTTGTTTCTTTAATTCAAATTACTGGGGCAAACGCATCCCATCTCATGGGAGGTGATTTAACATATAGAGAAATAGATACCAGTATAGGCAGATATAGATTTACCCTAACCTTATATAGAGATTGCTCAGGGATACAGTTTGGTGGTGAGACATTAAAAGTGAGAACTGCTACAGTAAATACTAGCATTCCTTTGAGCACGATAGCTGCAGTATCAGAGGTGACTCCTATTTGTCTGCCTCCTGATGTGGCTTCGAAACCAGTTACAAATTGCCCTAGTGGTCCAGTAGGTTCGTATAGAGGTGTTGAACGCTGGGTATATACTGCTGATTACACCCTGGGGAAAAACGTAGGCTGGGCGTATGTCGGCTACGGGGCTTGCTGTAGAAATACCCTTATCAGTACTATATTATCTCCTAGCTCTTCAGGCCTTTGGATACAGGCTGTTATTAATACGAATTACAGAAATAACTCACCAGTATTTGTAGCACCTCCCATTCCGCAGTGGTGTAAACTGATGGTGAATAACTATAATCATGGAGCTGTAGATAGTTTTGATCCAAAATTTATTACCCTAGCTAATGGGGTTAGTACTATGCGTGATTCTATGAGCTATAGATTGTATGCACCATTTACTGGGGAAGCAGCGAATGCCAATTCTGCTGTAAACCTAGGCAATCCTTCCGTGACATTTGTAGGTTCTCTGAATCAGAATAATTTTGTATTTACCACCAGTGGTGTCAATTTTGATCCTCAAACGGGAAGTGTCTCTTGTATACCTTCTATGGAGCAGGATGCTATCATGGCTATGGCTGTGCAGGAGTGGCGAGCTATCCCTAATGGTAATGGATACACAAGAGTATTGGTAGGATATGTTTGCCGTGAAGTCCAGTTTGCTATTAGAAACACATGCCCACCGATTAGTATTCTTGGAGCAATTCCAGATTCTACTAGAAATGCAGTGTTTACCTCTTCGTCAACATTAACTACAGAAGTCGGTCGAAAAAATATAAATATTAGTGTTAAGTTTATTGGTGCAGCCAATAATTCGCTTTTCTCGAGAGTTCACCTTATGCCATCGAACGCCTTATTTCAAAAAGTACAATACTCTCAGGTAAAGACTTCAGGCGGAGGGGTAGATACTATTGTTGGGAGTATAAAGATTGATTCTGTGCTTAGAGCAGGAGAAGATCAATTTGTACTTGAATTATATCATTGTGCTGCAAATGGAACAAAACAAAGTCAGTTTTACAATGTAAAAATACAGTCTAGAAATGGTTCATGTGCCAGTGTAGGAGATACACCTATTTTTTCTAATCTCAATATTCGCAGAGTAACGATATCTGGAGGACTAGATAATTTAAATAATGAGACTCCATGCAATTCGCATTTAGGCACACAAGGAACAGGTACAGGAATAGCTGGCAGATATTCTAATTTTATAACTTCTACCGTTCCTAAGACCAAACTCATCAAAAGTTCTACCTTTAATTTGGAAATTAAAGATACAGCTTGTATGACAGGAATTCACTATTATACGAAGGTGGCATTTATAGATTGGAATAAAAATAATGACTTTACAGATGCAGGTGAGCGCTATAATATCAGTGCATCGCCATTTAATACACCAACAGAAAATATTAATATTACGATTCCATCCAATACACCATTAGGATTAACTAAAATGCGAATCGTGACTAGAATGGATACCCCATCTTCTAATCTTATACCTTGTGGACCTAGTTTAAACTCTAGTATGAATCAAGGCGAAACCGAAGATTATGAAATTGAAATTATAGAAAATTTTGGAGATTGTAAGATTTATAAACAAGTGAATTATACCAAAATTGGGAAGAAATTTCACTTTGTTTCCTCTGGTCCAGCCAATGTAATTGCTCCATATACAGTGCGCTATAATTGGACATTTAGCAATGGATCCACCAGTACAGTCAAAAATCCAATTCTCGATTCTTTGCCACATGGCAAATTGCATTGGGCAAAATTAGTAGTCTGTGTCGACAGCGGCACTAAGACCATTTGCTGCGATAGTAGTCGAATAGATTCAATTGATAATTGTTTGATGAATTCTTTTATAACAAGAAATCTAGATACGTTAAAAGCAAATCCTATTGGTGGAATCCCCCCTTATAGCTATTTGTGGAGTAATGGTGGTGCAGGTAAAACTATAATTACTAACGCTACAGGTACTTATTTTTCTTTTGTAACAGATAGTATAGGCTGTATTGCACAATCCAGCTTCAATGTTCAAGGTATATCTACATTATGCACAAATTACAAAAACTTTAATTGGTTAAACATAGGAGGAAACCAATATAATTTCTTCAATGTTCCTAATATTCCTTCGGGATTAAATCCGACCTACTCATGGAATTTTGGTAATGGTCAGACCAGCACACAAGCGCAACCGACAGTCACTCTAAATGCAAGTAGTACCTATCAAGTAAAGCTAGTTTATTGTTTGCGCGATACTAGCATGAACATCATTTGCTGTGATAGTATAGTTAAAATGGTTGTGACTCCAAATCCTAATTCTGGTATACCATGCAATATTACCCCTAATTTTTCATGGACATCACTGAATGATGGTACTATAAATTTTCAAGACTCTACGCATCCCAATATAGGTCAGATGTACACCTATCATTGGACTTTTGGTGATGGAACTACCTCCACACAAAAAAATCCTACTAAAGTTTATAGCACGAATGGAAATAAGTTAGTTTGTCTTAGAATTCGCAGATGGCTAAATGGGAATAATTTGCATTGTGAAGATACTGTTTGTAAAACTATCAATGTAACTAATGTAGTCCCATGCAATCGATTGACGCCTAAATTTAGTTTTCAAAGTTTAGGAATGGGACAATATAGTTTCCAAAATCAAACCAACATGTCTAATTTTACGCTAGTAAGTGCCTCCTACCAAATTTTCCCTACAGGTACTACCTATAGCACACCAAATGCGACCCATACTTTTACGACGATTGGTACTTATAATGTTGTATTCACCATAACTGCTTTTGATGTTTTAAGTGGTATGAATTGTACCCGATCTACGTCTATGACTCTTTTTGTCAATCCAAGCCTATGTGGCTGCTTCAAAGCCTTTAACAATACCACTGTTTTCAATAGGGTTGCCAACTTCACCAATACCTCTGTATGTGTAGATACCAATACGAAGTATTTGTATAAATTCGGTAATGGTGATACATCTTCAAACCCAAATCCTACATATACCTACCCACTGCCAGGACTATACAGAACAGTGATGTACATCAGTCGAACGAAAAACGGAAATACCTGCATAGATTCGTTTGTTCGAATATTGCAAGTTACATCCAATCACCCTTGTAAAGATTCAGGTTATGCAGTTTATTTTAATTACAACTGTCCACCATTTATAAATCCAGTTTGTGGTTGTGATTCCATCACCTATTCTAATTATTGTGAGGCAGGTAAAAAAGGAGTTAAACTATATACGAATGGCCCATGTAAAAACGATACAAGTTTCGTCAAAATTTGTGGATATGTGATAAATGATATCAATCGAAACTGCTCACATGATACTACGGACATTGGAATTAATAATATTGCCATTAGGATTAACACGACACCTCCAAGCTACGCTTATACAAACTCTAGTGGCTATTACCAGATTTATTTACGTAAAGGTACCTATACACTTACTCAGCAATTAGGATTTACAAATCCTGCCATTGCTCAACTCTGCCCGTCTTCAAATGCATCTATCACAGTTAATGCAACTACTGGAGGGATGACTTATTGTAATAATAATTTTTATGATACGACGAATACTTGTCCAGACCTAAGTGTCAGTATAGGTCGATTTACCAATATAACACCTGGGTTTTGGAGTAGAAAAATCATTTCATACAGAAACAGAGGAGCTACTACGATTCCTGGAGTGGTGTTAAAGTATAGATTCTTATCTTCTTTAACCGTAAGGTCATTCACTACACCTACATACTCGGTTTCTGGAAATATACTAACATGGAATTTAGGTAGTCTTCCTCCATATTCAAATGGAAGTAAAATAGCAGAGTTTGATGTGCCAGTGAGCCTCCCATTGGGTACTACGGTAATAGATAGTGTATGGATTGAGCCTGTTTCAGGTGATTGTAATACGGCTAATAATCATGCAATTTTTCATGATACCTGCGTAGGTAGCTGGGATCCTAATGACAAAGCTGCAACACCAGCTAATAATATCGATACAGGAGTTAAGGTCATAGACTATCATATTCGTTTTCAAAATACGGGTACAGCCCCTGCTCATAATGTGCGTATAGAAGACAAAATAGATAATAATTTTGAAAAGGCTAGTTTAAAAGTATTGGATTATTCACATAAAATGAATCACTATTTTGATGATAATGGGAAGTTGTATTTCGAATTTCCTAATATCATGCTGCCAGATAGTGGAACAGACTATGAGGCCAGTCAAGGTTTTGTTACCTATACGATTCACTTGAAAAAAGGCTTAGCAGTCGGAACCAAATTGATGAATACTGCAGAGATTTATTTTGATTTTAATGAGCCAGTTATTACAAATACTACTGTGAATACGATTACATTGAAATCAAGTGGATCACTTAATCTATATGAGAAAGGAATGAAAGTTATTCTCTATCCAAATCCTACTAAGAATGTTGCCCATTTGAAAATAGACCTCGATAGACAAAGCAGTATTTCATATTCACTGTTTGATATACACGGCAGAACAGTTCTTAATGAAAAACGGATTGAAAGACATCAAGGTCAGTATTCCGATGAGTTGAATCTTGAATACTTACCAAGTGGAGTATATATTCTAAATTTAAAAGTAAATGACAGGGAAACCTCGATCAAGTTGTTTAAAGAATAA